CCGGCTCGCGGTCGCCCGCCACGTACGGCAGATGATCCGCACCTGCTGGGAGCTGGGCAAGCTGCCGGAGTTCGCTGGCCTCAAGCTCTGGAAGTGGGCGCACATGCTCGGCTTCCGGGGCCACTTCTCCACCAAGTCCCGCTGCTACTCCGTCACCCTCGGCGCACTGCGCGACGCCCGCCGCGCCTGGCGCACCGACCAGGCCCGCACCCAAGCCGGCCTGCCCGAGCCCGACCCGACGACAACCCTCGTCATCGGCCACTGGGCCTACCACGGTTCGGGTTACAACCCCGGCGCCGGACTCCTCGCCGCTGGCGTATGGCACCGCAGAGAGCTGGAACGGCAGTTCGCAGTGGAAGGGGGCTGCTACCAGCGCAAGGACGGACGCTGGGAAGCCGCCGGCTACGTCCTCGCCCCGGGTAACACCCGCAAGCGCATCCGCGTCTACGGCACCACGCGCACGGAAGCCCTGGCCAAGCTCACCGAGAAGATCGCAACCAGCAACCGCGGCGTCCCCGTGCCGTCCGCGCAGGGAAGCGTTAGCGCATACCTGACGTACTGGCTGGAAGCCGTCGCCGTCCACCAGCTCCGCGAGAACACCCACACCCGCTACACCACCTGCGTCAACCAGCACCTCATTCCCGGCCTGGGCAAGAAACGGCTCGCCAAGCTCACCGCCAAAGACGTCCGCACCTGGCTCAACCAGGTACGCACCACCTGCCAGTGCTGCGCCCGCGGCATCGACGCCTGCCGCGATCAGCCCCATTGCTGCGCCGCCGGAACGTGCTGCTCCAAGCAGCTCTCCCCGCTCACGCTGGCGTACATCCACTCCGTACTCAAGTCCGCCTTGGAGCACGCCGTCCGCGAGGAGGAGATCCCACGCAATGTCGCCCGCAACGTCCGAACTGGTACACCACGCCCCCGCCGCTTCGAACCACTCACGGCCGACGAAGCCCGCCAGTTCCTCGCTGCCGCCCGTAACGAACGTCTGTTCGTGCTGTACGAACTCGCCCTCCGCACCGGACTCCGCAAGGGCGAACTCCTCGGACTCCAGTGGGAAGACCTCGACCTCGACAAGGGCACTGCCAGCATCCGCCGCACACTCCAGCGCACCCAGACCGGTGGGCTCACCGCCCTACCCACCAAGACCCGGGCATCCGAACGCCGTATCGCTCTCCCCGGCGAGTGCATCCACTCGCTGAAGGAACACCGTGAAGCACAGGAACGAGAACATGAGGCGGCAGCGGAGGGGTGGAAGGACAACGGCCTCGTCTTCAGCACGCCGACAGGAGGGCCGATCGATCCTGCGAACCTCAATCGCAGCTTCCGTAGCCTCCTTACTCAGGCAGGGCTCCGACGTATCCGCTTCCACGACCTACGACACTCCACCGCCACCCTGCTCCTGGAGCAAGGCGTCGAACTCGTCGTGATCAAAGAACTCCTCGGCCACGCCCACATCGGCGTCACCGCCACCGTCTACGCCCACGTCCGACTCCGCCTCCAGCGCGACGCCATCGACCTCCTCAGCCACACACTCCACAACCCCGCCGTGCACCAACCGGCCCGATGACCGTGACGACCCGGCGCCTTTCGCAACGCCTGTCCGCTGACGTTGCCGTCAACTACTGCCGTCAAACACGCAGGAGCCCCGCCGAGAATGCACCTCGGCGGGGCTCCTGAATTACCGTCCAGCTGAGTGGATGAATCGACTCTGAATGGCCAGCAGGCGCTCGCGACTAACGATTCGGTCGCCCTGCCTCAGTTGCTGGAGCAAGTCAGATCTCAAAGCATCCAAAGGGGGCGCGGAAGTTGCGCGCTGCTGAAATTCTGCCTCCTGGGCGAAGAAAGCAGCACCTGAAAGGTTCTGGTCCAATTGCCCCATCGCCGTCAGGCATGAATGTGCACACTTGAGCGCATCTTCAACGTCGCCGCTGGATCGATAGAGGGCCGCGTACCGCATCGCCAGCACCGAGTAGAAGGAATAGATACCTGCTACGTCGATGATCTCCTCGTCAGACGGTTCGAGCTCTCGGAAACCCTCCAGAGACTCCACCGAAGCGCGGAACGAATCTGCCGGGATTTCAGGATCCCAAAGATTCTCCAGAAGCTGGACAACGACATCGGAGTCACTATTCCGCGCGGGATCGACTCCGCACAGCCCCGTAAACACCTGCGCCATCCGCTCCGCGCAGCCAGCCACGAAGGTTGCAACCTGAGTCTGCGACTGCCCCCGAAGGGTCGCCGCAACAGCCTCATCGACTACCACTCAAAGCTCCTCTGGCGAGTTGTAGTTTTACCACTTCCCGGGAACACCTCACCCATCATCTTACCGCCAGTGCCCCGGATGAGCGGCGCACACCTACCCAGGCAGACATTGCGGGAAGTCCCTCCCGAAATGGGAGTCCATCCCATGTCATTAATGAAGAGCAGGGCATTCTGTTCTGCGTGAGTGCCTGGGATGTTGTCGGCGACGATCTCACCCTTACCGATGGCAGACATCTGTGCGGGGGTCAAGCCATCACCAGATCCGGCAACGACATTGATCGGACCATGCGGGGTGTCCGCCCTAATTACAGCCACCGTGCTCACGTTCTTGCGAACGAATTCGTCCGGCTCGGCGGCATGAATTTCACTCGCCCGTGCCGAGAGACCGCAATTGTGGACGAGGACCGGTGTGGCGCCTGCCAGCACATAGTACGTGTGGACGTCGGCCACGGTCAGGTTGTGCGTCGTGACGGCGTGCGGGTAGTTGCGGACGGCCTGGACGGCGAGGGGTGTGCCGTCCGGCTGGCGGAGTTGTTCGCCCGGGGTGAGGGTGCCGGCGTCGGTCCACTGACGGCGGGTGTCACTCCAGTAGGGGTGGTGGTATGTCGATGTGAGGGTGACGGCCGGCCCGTCGGGGTTCGCCCCATTGGTGAGGGTGAGGTCGGTGAAGTCCTTGTCGTCCGGCGTGGTGATGGTGTCGGTGACCTTCTTCGGGCTGGTTTCGCCCGTCTGCGGGTCGGTTGCCAACACGGTGTCGCCGACCTGGATGTCTTCGATGGCCTTGGTCGTCCCGTCGGCCATCTGGACGCGCGTTCCTGCGGGGAAGCTGTTCGTCTCGCAGGATTCGGGCTTCGACCTGGCATCGGAGCCGCTGCCTGAGGATTCGGCGTCGGCTTCGCCCTTGCTCGCCTTGTTATTGGTTCCAGCGCTGTCGCTGGCTGACTCCTTCGAGGCCTTTATGTCGCCTGATTTCGCCGCCTTGGCCGCGGCAACGGCTGCCTCGTTCTCGGCCTTCTTGGCCTTGGTAAAGGCCTCCATGGCGCGAGAGGCCCTGCGTTCGGCGGCATTGATGGCGTCGTAGGTCTTGTTGATCTCCTTGTAGATCTTGACGGCCTTGATGCCCACCTTGATCGCCTTGAATAGCTTGCCCCAGGGGACGGCATTCAAGGCGGTGTTGACGCAGGCCATGACGTCGCCCTTGGTGAAGCAGTCGCGGGCGTCGTTGTAGCCGATCAGGTCACCGATCAGGTCGATGACAGCGGACTTCAGTTCCTCGCGCCGGTGCTTCGATTTGACAACCTCGGCATTGGCGCTGGCCAGTTCCTTCGATGCTTGGCTGGTCTGGCCGTCACCGTCGTCACCGTCGCCGCCGCCGCCTGAAGAGGGCGGCGTAGGCGCCCCGCCCGTAGGCGTGTTGTTGCTACACCCCAGTTCACCCCGCTCGCACTTCCAGGCCAGTCCACTGGGGTCGGACTTGTTGATCGGGTCGTTGTTGGAGTAGGCGTAGGCGTTCCACTGCTGGGGGTCGCTCGCGTCGATGAGGGGGTCGGGGCTGATGAAACGGCCTGTGGTGGCGTCGTATTCACGGGCGCCGAGGAGGGTGAACCCGGTGGATTTCTCCTTGGTGCCGCCTACGAAGCCCTTGTCCCCGGCCCACGTGCCGGGTGCGGGCTGGGTACCGCGTTCGTTGCCGAAGGGATCGGCGGGGCGGCGGACCTGGGCGAGGTCCGTGGCGTTGAACTGGACACCGTTGGTGCCGTGGTGATCCGAGGACTGATAGGCGAGCGTGGAGGTGCCGGCGGTGGTGGTACGGGTGATGGACAGGCCGCCGGGGGCACTGTAGGTACGGACGTTCGAGACCTTGCCGGTGGCGGTGTCCAGGGCGATCTGGTCGGTGCCCAGATTGAGGGTGGTCTTGCCCGGC
Above is a window of Streptomyces subrutilus DNA encoding:
- a CDS encoding tyrosine-type recombinase/integrase, with amino-acid sequence MEGGCYQRKDGRWEAAGYVLAPGNTRKRIRVYGTTRTEALAKLTEKIATSNRGVPVPSAQGSVSAYLTYWLEAVAVHQLRENTHTRYTTCVNQHLIPGLGKKRLAKLTAKDVRTWLNQVRTTCQCCARGIDACRDQPHCCAAGTCCSKQLSPLTLAYIHSVLKSALEHAVREEEIPRNVARNVRTGTPRPRRFEPLTADEARQFLAAARNERLFVLYELALRTGLRKGELLGLQWEDLDLDKGTASIRRTLQRTQTGGLTALPTKTRASERRIALPGECIHSLKEHREAQEREHEAAAEGWKDNGLVFSTPTGGPIDPANLNRSFRSLLTQAGLRRIRFHDLRHSTATLLLEQGVELVVIKELLGHAHIGVTATVYAHVRLRLQRDAIDLLSHTLHNPAVHQPAR